A genomic window from Xyrauchen texanus isolate HMW12.3.18 chromosome 15, RBS_HiC_50CHRs, whole genome shotgun sequence includes:
- the LOC127656075 gene encoding lymphocyte antigen 6E-like, producing MPAVVCVTAKVKGCLLLGSLNTVSFSPRVNTLHTSRRMGILSTLLCLLLTVHSVNALMCYVCGSVTSNDECNKNSQECQAPFDTCMTTVVTLGSVKGIAKYCSISKICAAGASTASLDSNGNGAQVSCCSGRLCNYSGAATVKLHTWLLALPLLITLLIKQHI from the exons ATGCCAGCTGTGGTATGCGTCACAGCAAAAGTGAAAGGATGTCTGTTGCTTGGATCTTTGAACACAGTGAGTTTCAGTCCGCGAGTGAACACTCTCCACACATCTCGGAGAATGGGGATCCTTTCTACTCTGCTCTGTTTACTGCTTACTGTACACTCAG TAAATGCACTGATGTGTTATGTGTGCGGATCCGTAACATCTAATGACGAGTGTAACAAAAACTCTCAGGAATGTCAAGCTCCATTCGACACCTGTATGACCACCGTAGTCACACTAG GAAGTGTTAAAGGCATTGCGAAGTATTGCTCCATTTCAAAAATCTGTGCAGCTGGTGCATCCACTGCCTCCCTAGACAGCAATGGAAATGGCGCTCAGGTCTCATGCTGTAGTGGTCGTCTGTGCAACTACAGTGGAGCTGCTACTGTTAAACTGCACACATGGCTGTTGGCCCTTCCACTGCTTATCACTCTCCTCATCAAACAGCACATCTGA